A single genomic interval of Chryseobacterium paludis harbors:
- a CDS encoding NAD(P)H-dependent flavin oxidoreductase: MEWPTVIAEKLSIKYPIIQAPMFGVSTPKMVAASMNIGCLGTLALADLSADQSAKLIQETKKLTDQPFAVNIFAHYIPEITNDLQQKFIKTKFFIEQLAKESHLEVNLPDLENIKINSYHEQIDVIIDEGCKILSFTFGNLDGESIQKLKENGVLLIGTCTSVEEALVLEKSGIDIICVQGIEAGGHRGTFDVENIPQIGGLSLLSQVYDHVGIPLIYAGGLYNARTLYAAKELGAKGFQVGSILLASQESALRLFEKEKLKAVNERDIVLTKSFSGRYARGIKNKFIETLDNSEYVLPYPYQNKLTNELRKVAKTMCNTDFVNIWLGQSIHNYSELSTVDILKNLILEVKEI, encoded by the coding sequence ATGGAATGGCCTACTGTAATTGCTGAAAAACTAAGTATAAAATACCCTATTATTCAGGCTCCTATGTTTGGAGTAAGTACACCGAAAATGGTTGCCGCTTCAATGAATATCGGTTGTCTGGGAACTCTTGCTTTGGCAGATTTATCTGCTGATCAATCTGCTAAACTAATTCAGGAAACAAAGAAATTAACAGATCAGCCTTTTGCGGTTAACATTTTTGCCCACTATATTCCTGAAATAACGAATGATCTGCAACAGAAATTTATAAAAACCAAGTTCTTTATCGAGCAGCTGGCAAAAGAAAGCCATTTAGAAGTTAATCTTCCGGATCTTGAAAATATTAAAATAAATAGCTATCATGAGCAAATCGATGTGATTATTGATGAAGGCTGTAAGATCCTAAGTTTTACTTTTGGAAATCTGGATGGTGAGAGTATTCAAAAGCTAAAAGAAAATGGAGTGCTGCTTATTGGAACCTGTACATCAGTAGAAGAGGCACTGGTATTAGAGAAATCAGGAATAGATATTATTTGTGTACAGGGAATTGAAGCTGGAGGTCATAGAGGGACCTTTGATGTTGAGAACATTCCACAAATTGGTGGCTTGTCTTTATTGTCACAGGTATACGATCATGTTGGTATTCCACTCATTTATGCTGGAGGTCTTTATAATGCAAGAACATTATATGCTGCAAAAGAGCTCGGTGCAAAGGGATTTCAGGTAGGCAGTATTTTATTGGCTTCCCAGGAAAGTGCCTTGCGGCTATTTGAGAAAGAAAAGCTAAAAGCTGTAAACGAAAGAGACATTGTTTTAACCAAAAGTTTTTCAGGTCGCTATGCAAGAGGAATTAAGAATAAATTTATTGAAACATTAGATAATTCAGAATATGTTTTACCTTATCCTTATCAGAATAAATTGACCAATGAGTTGCGTAAAGTGGCCAAAACAATGTGCAATACAGATTTTGTAAACATTTGGTTAGGCCAGTCAATCCACAATTACAGTGAACTTTCAACAGTTGATATCTTAAAAAATCTTATTCTCGAAGTCAAGGAAATATAA
- a CDS encoding aldo/keto reductase, whose protein sequence is MQKKTYIGQPVVTLNNGVDIPALGFGVWQIDDLKVCEDAVIKAIHTGYRMIDTASIYLNEKAVGSAVKNSGVNRDDLFITSKLWVQDHGYEKAKAAFQRTLDRLQLDYLDMYLIHWPYGDFLGAWKALEELYKEGKIKAIGVCNFTAEKLDELKANSTVLPVINQIELHPIFQQKEMQVYDRENNIVTQPWSPLGNGNAELLQNTSLKSIAEKYHKTVAQVILRWHLQEGFVIIPKSVTPSRIEENFNVFDFELTEEEMNVVRSLDTGKRLFFDPKDPEWEQKMLKSVADI, encoded by the coding sequence ATGCAGAAAAAAACGTACATCGGGCAGCCAGTTGTTACTTTGAACAACGGAGTTGATATACCGGCATTAGGATTTGGTGTTTGGCAGATTGATGATTTAAAAGTTTGTGAAGATGCAGTGATAAAAGCAATTCATACAGGATATAGGATGATTGATACGGCATCTATTTACCTTAATGAAAAAGCAGTAGGAAGTGCTGTGAAAAATAGTGGTGTAAATAGGGATGATCTCTTTATCACCTCAAAACTTTGGGTACAGGATCACGGATATGAAAAAGCTAAAGCAGCATTTCAAAGAACATTGGACAGACTGCAATTAGATTATCTGGATATGTATCTTATTCATTGGCCATATGGAGATTTCTTAGGAGCATGGAAAGCACTGGAGGAATTATATAAAGAAGGAAAAATCAAAGCTATTGGGGTTTGTAATTTTACTGCTGAAAAATTGGACGAATTAAAAGCAAATTCCACCGTTCTTCCTGTGATCAATCAGATTGAATTACATCCAATTTTCCAGCAAAAAGAAATGCAGGTTTACGATCGCGAAAATAATATTGTGACTCAACCCTGGAGTCCTTTAGGGAATGGAAATGCAGAACTTTTACAAAATACATCATTGAAATCGATTGCTGAAAAATACCACAAAACGGTTGCTCAGGTGATTTTAAGATGGCATTTACAGGAAGGATTTGTGATCATTCCAAAGTCTGTAACTCCATCCAGAATTGAAGAGAACTTTAACGTTTTCGATTTTGAATTAACGGAAGAAGAAATGAATGTAGTACGATCTTTAGATACAGGGAAGAGATTGTTCTTTGATCCGAAAGATCCTGAATGGGAACAAAAAATGCTGAAATCTGTGGCTGATATTTAA
- a CDS encoding GNAT family N-acetyltransferase yields the protein MSYHIVKAGKKDYPRIMEIWTSSVKATHDFLSEKDFDYFKEVIPKDYLPRLDVYLITENNETKGFASVAEDTLEMLFIHDDFRGKGYGKKLYQFMKDQIGFSKLDVNEQNPQAIGFYEKMGFNKVGRSEKDGSGKDYPIIHMGL from the coding sequence ATGTCTTATCACATTGTAAAAGCGGGGAAAAAAGATTATCCTAGAATCATGGAAATTTGGACATCTTCAGTGAAGGCGACGCATGATTTTCTTAGTGAAAAGGACTTTGATTATTTTAAAGAAGTAATCCCAAAAGATTATCTTCCCCGATTGGATGTTTATCTGATAACGGAAAATAATGAAACTAAAGGATTTGCATCTGTAGCCGAAGATACCTTAGAAATGCTATTCATTCATGACGATTTTCGTGGAAAAGGTTATGGAAAAAAGCTTTATCAATTTATGAAAGACCAAATAGGATTCTCTAAGCTGGACGTCAATGAACAGAACCCACAAGCGATCGGTTTTTATGAAAAAATGGGGTTTAACAAGGTGGGGAGGTCTGAAAAAGACGGTTCAGGTAAAGACTACCCCATCATTCATATGGGTTTATAA
- a CDS encoding GNAT family N-acetyltransferase: MSDFIFYKVDQESDIPYELLLLADETREAIDQYIFKSDIYILHDNLRDIAVMALYKNNDAELEIKNMAVISDFRSQGIGTFLIDRAKEIAKQNHFSSLLVGTSDTGFQQIRFYEKNDFVKKEIRKDFFIENYSTPIFENGIQMRDMIVLEFLIHHFSE, from the coding sequence ATGAGTGATTTTATATTCTATAAAGTTGATCAGGAATCAGATATTCCTTATGAACTGTTATTGCTTGCTGATGAAACAAGAGAAGCTATTGATCAATATATTTTCAAATCTGATATTTATATCTTACATGATAACCTCAGGGATATCGCTGTTATGGCTTTATATAAAAACAATGATGCTGAATTAGAAATCAAAAATATGGCCGTCATCAGTGACTTTCGCAGTCAGGGTATTGGTACTTTTTTAATTGATAGAGCAAAAGAAATAGCTAAGCAAAACCACTTTTCATCACTCTTGGTGGGCACCTCAGATACAGGTTTCCAACAGATCAGATTTTACGAGAAAAATGATTTTGTTAAAAAAGAAATACGCAAAGATTTCTTTATTGAAAACTACTCTACCCCTATTTTTGAAAATGGAATTCAGATGCGGGATATGATCGTTTTAGAATTTTTAATTCATCACTTCTCTGAATAA
- a CDS encoding LysR family transcriptional regulator — translation MVNLEWYRTFKEIYKTGTLTGAAESLFISQPGVSLHLSSLEAYVGYKLFDRTGRKMMPTERGKVLYNAVFEPLQKLENVEKNFQKSTEKHTPTISVGMCFETFQTTLEQYVSSLPFNLIISFGQYPEMIDQLDKGILDLIITPKKGSSINIEHEAFSSEQIILVGGKDVDVESFKKVLKTKDFTKIEDWLKQEKWYGTTGDMEHLFQFWILNFGHKPNFRPNYIVPNLNSIIRCLKGGTGLAVVPDFLCKNEIENGDIQLIWEGDKMLENTLYFGCRKKTSYQSEIGHIKKLFREVMN, via the coding sequence ATGGTTAATTTAGAATGGTATCGCACCTTTAAAGAGATCTATAAGACTGGTACTTTGACCGGGGCCGCAGAAAGTTTATTTATTTCTCAGCCTGGGGTAAGTTTACATTTAAGTTCTCTGGAAGCCTATGTAGGATATAAATTATTTGACCGTACAGGACGTAAAATGATGCCCACAGAAAGAGGGAAAGTTCTTTACAATGCGGTTTTCGAGCCTCTTCAGAAACTTGAAAATGTAGAGAAGAATTTTCAGAAATCTACTGAAAAACATACCCCAACAATAAGTGTAGGAATGTGTTTTGAGACTTTTCAAACCACTTTAGAGCAGTATGTTTCTTCACTGCCTTTTAATTTGATTATCAGCTTTGGGCAATATCCTGAAATGATCGATCAGCTGGATAAAGGGATTTTAGACCTTATTATTACCCCTAAAAAAGGATCTTCTATAAATATTGAGCATGAAGCTTTTTCATCGGAGCAGATTATTTTGGTAGGGGGCAAAGATGTAGATGTGGAGAGCTTTAAAAAAGTATTAAAGACGAAGGATTTTACGAAGATCGAAGACTGGCTTAAACAGGAGAAATGGTATGGAACAACTGGTGATATGGAGCATCTGTTTCAATTCTGGATCTTAAATTTTGGACATAAACCGAATTTTCGCCCTAATTATATCGTTCCCAATCTTAATTCTATTATTCGCTGTCTGAAAGGAGGAACAGGATTAGCCGTAGTTCCTGATTTTTTATGTAAAAATGAAATTGAAAACGGTGATATTCAATTGATCTGGGAAGGAGATAAGATGTTAGAAAATACATTATACTTCGGATGCCGTAAAAAAACCAGCTACCAGTCAGAGATAGGTCATATTAAAAAATTATTCAGAGAAGTGATGAATTAA
- a CDS encoding Crp/Fnr family transcriptional regulator, which translates to MKDDIHTFHKFLNSIREISKEDFDLIYHYTEIREIKSGEILLHEGKIAKELFFVADGILKIASTNEKGNEVIQFFIKENKFCTILYSFTEEVISREEIIAATPVRVLVFPKKKLNELFEKLPYFKNMLESITQQTLLEKIKVRNRLMGEEASIRYHKFISEYPDLMLRLPLSDVASYLGITQQSLSRIRKNINF; encoded by the coding sequence ATGAAAGATGACATTCACACATTTCACAAGTTTCTAAATTCCATCAGAGAAATTTCTAAAGAAGACTTTGATCTTATCTATCATTATACTGAGATCAGAGAAATCAAATCAGGAGAGATTCTGCTGCATGAAGGTAAAATTGCAAAGGAACTTTTCTTTGTGGCAGATGGCATTTTAAAAATTGCTTCTACCAATGAAAAAGGAAATGAAGTCATCCAATTTTTTATTAAAGAAAATAAGTTTTGTACAATCTTATATAGTTTCACAGAAGAGGTTATTTCCAGGGAGGAAATTATTGCTGCCACTCCCGTGAGAGTACTTGTTTTTCCAAAGAAAAAATTAAATGAATTGTTTGAAAAGCTTCCTTATTTTAAAAATATGCTGGAAAGCATTACGCAGCAAACCCTACTGGAGAAAATAAAGGTACGAAACCGTTTAATGGGTGAAGAAGCATCCATAAGATATCATAAATTCATTTCTGAGTACCCCGATCTTATGCTTAGACTTCCATTAAGTGATGTTGCATCCTATTTGGGAATCACCCAACAATCTCTTAGCCGGATCAGAAAGAATATCAATTTTTAG
- a CDS encoding metallophosphoesterase family protein, translating into MIQIAIFSDVHGNLPALEVVLNDINERGITQKFCLGDLVDFAPWGNEVIEIIKEKNIPCILGNHDERIAFDLPVVPLNKHSQEETIARFSAIDHSKKYITDENKSFLAELPFHLKLNYKIGKKYWNIQLVHSSLQSNDTYLYESENDKVFMEMLNASQSDVLVMGHTHLSFKKQMEGKWAINAGSVGRSKEENRLASYLILTLDEEKINPEIIQLEYPINEVIQKIEASEIPDYYAFFLRNGNVLLSQ; encoded by the coding sequence ATGATACAGATAGCTATCTTTAGTGATGTACACGGAAATCTTCCCGCTCTGGAAGTCGTATTGAATGATATTAATGAAAGAGGAATTACACAGAAATTCTGTTTGGGTGATTTGGTAGACTTTGCTCCATGGGGAAATGAAGTGATTGAGATCATTAAAGAAAAAAATATTCCATGTATACTGGGAAATCATGACGAAAGGATTGCTTTTGATCTTCCTGTTGTTCCGTTAAATAAGCATTCTCAAGAAGAAACCATAGCCAGATTTTCAGCTATTGATCATTCTAAAAAATACATTACAGATGAAAATAAATCATTTCTGGCAGAGCTTCCTTTTCATTTAAAACTAAACTACAAAATAGGAAAGAAATATTGGAACATTCAATTGGTGCACTCGAGTTTACAGAGCAATGATACCTACTTGTATGAATCTGAAAATGATAAAGTTTTTATGGAAATGCTGAATGCTTCTCAGTCTGATGTTCTTGTAATGGGGCATACCCACTTATCCTTTAAAAAACAGATGGAAGGTAAATGGGCAATTAATGCCGGTTCTGTAGGTCGCTCGAAAGAAGAGAATCGATTAGCCTCTTATCTGATTCTTACCTTAGATGAAGAAAAAATAAATCCTGAAATTATTCAGCTGGAATATCCTATAAATGAGGTTATTCAAAAAATTGAAGCCAGTGAGATTCCAGATTATTATGCTTTTTTTCTAAGAAATGGGAACGTTTTATTATCTCAATAA
- a CDS encoding NAD(P)H-dependent oxidoreductase, producing the protein MKKVLIINGGQNFGHSGGKYNKTIADNTLEALKDFENVEVKVTNVAEGYDNNEEVQKFVWADYIIYHTPIWWFQLPNGFKKYIDDVFTAGHAKGIYLSDGRTAENPEINYGTGGMLGGRKYMVTTSWNAPETAFTLPGEFFSETSVDDGPLFGFHRMNAFVSLQKMDSFHFHDVEKNANIERDMKLYQSHIKNVFEKELKPQYV; encoded by the coding sequence ATGAAAAAAGTATTAATAATTAATGGTGGTCAAAACTTTGGACATTCTGGAGGAAAATATAATAAAACAATCGCTGACAACACATTAGAAGCTTTAAAAGATTTTGAAAATGTAGAAGTTAAGGTAACTAATGTTGCAGAAGGTTATGACAATAATGAAGAGGTTCAGAAATTCGTGTGGGCAGATTATATTATTTACCATACTCCGATCTGGTGGTTTCAGCTTCCTAATGGATTTAAAAAATACATCGATGATGTTTTTACTGCAGGTCATGCCAAAGGTATTTATCTGAGTGATGGCAGAACAGCAGAGAATCCTGAGATCAATTATGGAACCGGAGGAATGCTTGGCGGAAGAAAATATATGGTAACAACAAGTTGGAATGCGCCTGAAACTGCATTTACATTACCCGGAGAATTCTTTAGCGAAACAAGTGTAGATGATGGACCATTATTTGGGTTTCATAGAATGAATGCCTTTGTTTCTTTACAAAAAATGGATAGTTTCCACTTCCATGATGTAGAAAAGAACGCTAATATAGAACGTGATATGAAACTTTACCAAAGTCATATTAAAAATGTTTTTGAAAAAGAACTAAAACCACAATACGTGTAA